Proteins encoded within one genomic window of Lysinibacillus sphaericus:
- a CDS encoding CynX/NimT family MFS transporter — translation MTTNEQSTYPSKKINWKGTTLLLVIGVIFLASTLRMPLTVVGPIISFIREDLGISNVLAGFLTTIPLLAFAIVSPFAPVVARKLGLELTLFLSTILLAVGIVLRSLGTTGLLVLGTMIIGVAISFGNVLIPGLLKLKFPYHVGLLMAFFTMSMNLTAGIGAGISYPIANAVLGWQGALAIALALVILTIVIWLPQLKFNKPEPTVVSTKARIPLWKSPVTWAVTGAMGLQSLLFYTTAAWIPEIYIAQGVAADRAGWMFSIMQISQVPMALVVPIIASKMTSQRPLVLMFTAFYVIGFTGVVMEWTSLAVLWMILLGLAGGASFALAMMFFTLRTRTAFEAADLSGFAQSLGYLLAAVGPILFGYLHDLFGGWDIVGWLFVAVTALLFFCSFRASKNEYIN, via the coding sequence TTGACAACGAACGAACAATCTACTTATCCTAGCAAAAAGATTAACTGGAAGGGAACAACCCTACTGTTGGTCATCGGTGTAATTTTTCTAGCATCTACATTACGTATGCCCTTAACAGTTGTAGGTCCAATTATATCCTTTATACGTGAAGATCTTGGTATATCCAATGTACTTGCAGGCTTCCTTACAACGATACCATTACTTGCATTCGCAATAGTATCCCCTTTTGCACCAGTAGTTGCAAGAAAACTCGGACTTGAACTAACACTATTTTTATCAACAATTTTATTAGCAGTAGGAATTGTCCTGCGTTCACTTGGGACAACGGGATTACTCGTACTTGGTACAATGATTATTGGTGTCGCCATTTCATTCGGTAACGTCCTTATTCCAGGTCTACTAAAATTAAAATTTCCATATCATGTTGGCTTACTAATGGCGTTTTTTACAATGTCTATGAATTTAACAGCGGGAATCGGTGCTGGTATTAGCTATCCTATAGCGAATGCAGTACTGGGCTGGCAAGGTGCACTTGCTATTGCTCTAGCGCTAGTCATATTAACAATTGTGATTTGGTTACCCCAATTAAAGTTTAATAAACCTGAGCCAACTGTAGTCTCTACAAAAGCGCGTATACCATTGTGGAAATCACCAGTTACTTGGGCAGTTACTGGGGCAATGGGGCTACAATCGTTATTATTTTATACTACCGCAGCTTGGATTCCTGAAATTTATATTGCACAAGGCGTAGCCGCTGATCGTGCGGGTTGGATGTTTTCCATCATGCAAATTTCACAAGTGCCTATGGCATTAGTTGTGCCTATCATTGCTAGCAAAATGACATCTCAGCGACCACTCGTTTTAATGTTTACAGCATTTTATGTCATCGGTTTTACAGGCGTTGTGATGGAATGGACTAGTCTTGCTGTGTTATGGATGATATTGCTTGGTTTAGCAGGTGGGGCTTCATTTGCACTTGCCATGATGTTCTTTACCTTACGTACACGTACGGCTTTTGAGGCGGCAGATTTATCTGGCTTTGCACAATCATTAGGTTATTTATTAGCCGCAGTTGGTCCAATTTTATTTGGCTATTTGCATGATTTATTTGGCGGCTGGGATATCGTTGGGTGGCTATTTGTTGCCGTTACAGCTCTACTCTTCTTCTGTTCATTTAGAGCTTCTAAAAATGAATATATCAATTAA
- a CDS encoding amino acid permease → MSEIKVNQLGHKAPKLKKELKSRHITMISLGGTIGTGLFLASGGAIAQAGPGGALLAYALIGIMVYFLMTSLGEMAAYMPSSGSFSTYATKFVDPALGFALGWNYWYNWAITIAAEIAAVSLIMKYWFPDSSSALWTVVFIVIVLTFNLLSVRSYGESEYWFAMIKVATVVVFIIVSLLMIFGILGGQAPVGFTNFFISDGPFHGGFLATFGIFLAAGFSFQGTELLGITAGETDDPGKNIPKAVKSVFWRIILFYILAIAAIGMLIPFTDSRLLSEDIAVSPFTLVFDRLGIAFAASLMNAIILTAMLSAGNSGLYASSRMLWQLAVDGHAPKIFTKLSRRGIPIYALLLTLAVGCLAFLASFFGDGVVYMWLLNASGMSGFIAWLGIAFSHYRFRRAFEAQGLDPKLLPYKAKLYPFGPLFAFTVCMIVVIGQNYTAFTGDSIDWYGVLVSYIGIPLFVILWLGYKIKHKTKMIPLQKCDLKVEK, encoded by the coding sequence GTGAGTGAGATAAAAGTTAATCAGCTCGGCCATAAAGCACCGAAGCTGAAAAAAGAATTAAAAAGCCGTCATATTACGATGATTTCATTAGGCGGTACAATTGGGACTGGGCTATTTTTAGCAAGCGGTGGCGCTATTGCACAGGCTGGACCAGGTGGTGCACTACTTGCTTACGCATTAATCGGTATAATGGTGTACTTTTTAATGACTAGCCTGGGCGAAATGGCAGCCTATATGCCGTCATCGGGTTCATTTAGTACGTATGCAACAAAATTCGTAGATCCTGCACTTGGCTTTGCCCTTGGTTGGAACTACTGGTATAACTGGGCGATCACAATTGCAGCAGAAATTGCAGCTGTTTCGCTTATTATGAAGTATTGGTTTCCTGACAGTTCCTCTGCACTATGGACAGTAGTATTTATTGTGATTGTACTAACATTCAATTTACTATCTGTTAGAAGCTATGGTGAAAGTGAATATTGGTTTGCCATGATAAAAGTGGCGACTGTTGTTGTTTTTATTATCGTCAGCCTATTGATGATTTTTGGTATTTTAGGAGGGCAAGCACCGGTTGGTTTCACGAATTTCTTTATAAGTGATGGTCCATTCCATGGTGGCTTCCTTGCAACATTCGGTATATTTTTAGCAGCTGGTTTCTCGTTCCAAGGAACAGAATTATTAGGTATCACTGCTGGAGAAACGGATGACCCTGGAAAGAATATTCCAAAGGCTGTAAAATCTGTCTTCTGGCGTATTATTTTATTTTATATTTTAGCTATTGCGGCGATTGGGATGTTGATTCCATTTACGGATTCGCGTTTATTATCTGAAGATATTGCGGTATCTCCATTTACATTAGTATTCGATCGCTTAGGCATTGCTTTTGCTGCCTCATTAATGAATGCAATTATTTTAACTGCAATGTTGTCTGCAGGTAACTCTGGTTTATATGCATCATCCCGCATGTTATGGCAATTAGCGGTAGATGGACATGCACCTAAAATTTTCACAAAATTAAGCCGTCGTGGCATTCCAATTTATGCATTACTGCTTACATTGGCAGTAGGCTGTCTAGCATTTTTAGCATCATTTTTTGGTGATGGCGTTGTCTATATGTGGCTTCTAAACGCTTCTGGGATGTCAGGCTTCATTGCATGGCTTGGTATTGCCTTTAGCCATTATCGCTTCCGTCGAGCGTTTGAAGCACAAGGGCTGGATCCGAAATTACTACCATACAAGGCAAAGCTATATCCATTCGGTCCGCTCTTTGCTTTCACCGTATGTATGATTGTTGTCATTGGTCAAAACTATACAGCATTCACGGGTGATTCAATTGACTGGTATGGCGTGCTTGTTTCATATATTGGTATCCCACTCTTTGTTATACTGTGGCTAGGCTATAAAATAAAACATAAAACAAAAATGATTCCACTACAAAAATGCGATTTAAAAGTGGAAAAATAA
- a CDS encoding nitric oxide synthase oxygenase, which translates to MNLQEIQRFLALYQLEQNESEQWLTNRLQQVATEGAYIPTTEELTFGARVAWRNSNKCIGRLFWQSLHVEDAREVLDEHAIFEKLLHHIRYATNGGKIRPTITVFASDRVKIWNHQLIRYAGYETEAGIIGDSHSVPFTKVCESLGWQGARTAFDVLPLVIQVDGRKPQWFPIPSGDVLEVTIRHPEHPKVEELGMKWYAVPIISSMRFQMAGIDFQAAPFNGWYMGTEIGARNLADYDRYDMLPKIAEIFNLDTTKQASLWRDRALVELNIAVLHSFKEDGVSIVDHHTAAQQFKLFEEAEHKAGRDLTGNWTWLIPPLSPATTHIFHKPYVNVYHTPNYFYQKPPY; encoded by the coding sequence ATGAATTTACAAGAGATACAACGTTTTTTAGCACTTTATCAATTGGAACAAAATGAGTCGGAACAATGGCTTACAAATAGATTACAGCAAGTTGCCACAGAGGGAGCATATATTCCTACAACGGAAGAGCTTACTTTTGGCGCAAGAGTAGCATGGCGTAATAGTAATAAATGTATTGGGAGATTATTTTGGCAATCACTTCATGTTGAGGATGCACGTGAGGTTTTAGATGAGCATGCTATTTTTGAGAAATTACTTCACCATATTCGATATGCAACAAATGGAGGTAAGATTCGTCCGACTATAACGGTATTTGCCTCTGATAGAGTAAAAATATGGAATCACCAGCTTATACGTTATGCAGGTTATGAAACAGAAGCAGGGATTATTGGTGATTCCCATTCGGTGCCATTTACAAAAGTGTGCGAGTCACTTGGCTGGCAGGGAGCAAGAACAGCATTTGATGTGCTACCACTCGTGATTCAAGTAGATGGCCGTAAACCGCAATGGTTTCCAATTCCAAGTGGTGATGTATTAGAAGTTACGATTCGTCACCCTGAACATCCTAAGGTAGAAGAACTAGGAATGAAGTGGTATGCGGTGCCAATTATATCGAGCATGCGCTTTCAAATGGCGGGTATTGACTTTCAGGCAGCCCCCTTTAATGGCTGGTATATGGGGACAGAAATTGGAGCGCGGAATTTAGCTGATTATGACCGTTATGATATGTTACCGAAGATAGCAGAAATTTTTAATCTTGATACAACAAAGCAAGCATCTCTTTGGCGTGATCGTGCGCTAGTAGAATTAAATATTGCTGTTCTTCATTCCTTTAAAGAAGATGGCGTAAGTATTGTTGATCATCATACCGCAGCACAGCAATTTAAGCTATTTGAAGAAGCAGAGCACAAGGCAGGGCGCGATTTAACAGGCAACTGGACTTGGTTGATTCCACCATTGTCGCCTGCAACGACACATATTTTCCATAAGCCGTATGTAAATGTCTATCATACACCTAATTATTTTTACCAAAAACCCCCATACTAA